The DNA region CTGGACTATGAAGAAGCTGCAAAGTTGCGGGATCAGATCGATGCATTGCAGGCAATGGGCGGCAGGCAGAAGGTTGATATCGGCCAGCTGATAGACCGGGATATCATTGCGCTGGCGCGTGAGGAAATTCATGCGGTGGCAGTTGTTCTCCAGATTCGAGAAGGGGTTTTGATCGGGCGACAGGATTTCCAGCTGAAAGCTGAAAACGACCACACCGATGAGGATGTTCTCAGGACATTTCTGATGCAGTACTATGGACAGCAACCCAATCTTCCCCGGGAGTTGTTCGTTCCGCACCAATTCCCTGATATGAAACTGTTCGCCAAGTGGTTGAAAACGCAGAAGGGGAGACGCGTCAAACTTGTGATGCCTCAGATTGGTGTCAAAGTGCGCTTAGTTGAATTGGCCCGTCGAAACGCTCGACTGCTATTGGATGAATTGCTGATTCAGAAACGCAAACAGTCGGAACGCACCAGCAAGATGGTCACCAGTCTGAAGGATGATCTCAGGCTTGTTCGGTCGCCGCGAAAGATGGTCTGTTTTGACATTTCCAACACAGGCGAGACGGACGCAGTCGGCTCGTGTGTCTTTTTCGCCAATGGCCAGCCACGGAAAAAAGAATACCGCCATTTCAAGATCAAGACCGTTCAGGGACAGGACGATTACCAGATGATGCGGGAAGTTGTCGGTCGCTATTTTCGGAGACGGTTGGATGAAGACCTAGCGCTACCTGATCTGGTTGTTCTTGACGGCGGCAAAGGACAGCTCTCCTCGGTTATGGCCGAACTGGTAGTTTTGAATCTGACCGAACTGCCGGTCATTGGTTTGGCTAAGCGCCTGGAGGAAATATTTGTTCCGGGTGTGGCTGAAGCTATTTCCATCAGGAAAACGTCCCCGTCTCTGATGCTTCTCAAGCGGATTCGGGATGAGGCTCACCGCTTTGCTGTTACCTACAATCGCAAGGTTCGTTCCAAGCGAACGATCAAGTCGCAGTTGGATGAGGTGAAAGGAATCGGACCGGCCAAACGAGCCTTGCTCCTAAGAGAGTTCGGTTCCGTAAAACAGATCAGGAAGTTGTCGGTTGAGAAACTTGCATCCATGAAGGGAATATCTCCCAAGTTGGCCGGCGCTATCCTTGAAGTGCTGGCATAAGTTGTTGCTCC from Candidatus Zixiibacteriota bacterium includes:
- the uvrC gene encoding excinuclease ABC subunit UvrC; the encoded protein is MVDLTLDLKLKLKNLPTSPGVYLFKNARGRIIYIGKAKNLRNRVRTYFHSSADHAPRTARLVTKIVDLELLLTDNEIEALILEANLVRQHKPRYNVDLKDDKHFPYIKVTTRESFPRMLIVRRIENDGATYFGPYTSSRHMRRTVSFLIRLFKIRSCNFVLPPPKGKKVPVCLDYHIKHCGGPCEEHQTEEEYGEGISAALMVLAGKSKSLAELLTKRMQVASEALDYEEAAKLRDQIDALQAMGGRQKVDIGQLIDRDIIALAREEIHAVAVVLQIREGVLIGRQDFQLKAENDHTDEDVLRTFLMQYYGQQPNLPRELFVPHQFPDMKLFAKWLKTQKGRRVKLVMPQIGVKVRLVELARRNARLLLDELLIQKRKQSERTSKMVTSLKDDLRLVRSPRKMVCFDISNTGETDAVGSCVFFANGQPRKKEYRHFKIKTVQGQDDYQMMREVVGRYFRRRLDEDLALPDLVVLDGGKGQLSSVMAELVVLNLTELPVIGLAKRLEEIFVPGVAEAISIRKTSPSLMLLKRIRDEAHRFAVTYNRKVRSKRTIKSQLDEVKGIGPAKRALLLREFGSVKQIRKLSVEKLASMKGISPKLAGAILEVLA